The nucleotide window tttaaaaaaaacaataaagaaggAAACAAAGGAATTacggaaaataaaatataccacAATTtactaaaatgtgtttatttgctgTGTCACACATCAGTGTTTATATactgttttaaatctgaaacAATGAACCAAAGCACTATGCCTTAAACAAGAACAAAGTCACATTGGACCCATACATGAATATTGATACAAAACTATAAGAGAAAAAAATCCACTTAATCAGATGCAGAACTGTGGCTAGACACAGACTTGGAGCTTCCACTCTGAGATTTCAACTTCTCATAGTATTTCTGAAAGTGAAGAAAAAGAAGTGCACAATATTACTTTCTTTGAAGTATGTAGCTGTTACAGAGTCAAATCTTGAAATAGATATTTCAGAGAAGATATCTTGTATGTAAAGGACAGTGTGTTTGTaataggggtgggcgatatggccctaaaataatatcacaatattttagtGTATTTTCACAATTACGATATCCTTGGCGATatgacaaaacaataaaaaatacttttattcatttcaagaacacactattgcaacaaaatatgaattatattagtatatgtaataaatattaattaaatggttttatttattaaaaatattattttattacaaatgtaatttaaatcatTCAGAGCCATTTTCCACCGTATTTCATTGTGCAAAAcaactcatgtaaagaacataTGCCATATTATGGCTAATTGAATGACACTGTTTGGTAAACATGttagaatatcatgatattgacttttttttattattatttttttttaaatatagttttaaaCAACATTAACATTCCCGGGAGGAAAATTcactttgagtgaagaaaaatcCACCTTGTTGAGGACAGTCAAAACAGTGCTGCTCAGGTTCTCCCTGCAGTCCGCTTTGCTTGTGTTGCCATCACAGATTGTGAAATTATTAGAGATTGGTGAAATTTTGAGTTGTATGCTCATTAGCGTAGCAACATGCACAAGGCATCGAATGTTGATATAGGAGCCTCGTTTGTGAGTACGAGTAAATGAATACGGTTTATCCATACATGAATATATTACAGTGTTCAATTTATGCTGTAAAAATGATCCCTTCACAGTGTAATACAGACTGATAATACTTATACCTGCATGCTCTGGTAATGGCGCAGGCTGCTGCAGTGGGTTTTCTTTGCAGTCTCTTCATTGCCATAAAAGAGAGAGCAGAGCTTGCAGAAGAAGCCTGTCTTGGGCACCACAAAATCAATGcctgcaaaaaacaaaaagacagtGGAGTGTTCAAGGGAAATGCTCTTAtaacagaaaaacaacacatgcACAATATTTAATGACTTAGACTGtgttaattttttgtttatttgattttttcaaTTGCctacttcttttcaaactgaacAGCCCTACAGGGTCCAGGAAACCTTTTACTGGATTAAAATGACTTTAATACAGTGAGCCTTACCCCCACAAAGTTACTACCACAAAATTAATAGCTGTGGCGTAGAATTGTGAAACAAGGAATACAAACCATCTCTGCAAATTAACTTGATAGAAATTGGTTTTTGGATTGCATATTCAGGGTAAACAATTTGTTTGTGCACGTTGAAGCATTGGGTGACAAGCCAAACCTATACTGAATGAATCTCTTACCAATGGGGTTGTTCGAATTAAAAGGAGGAAGAATGAAGTCCTCTGTTATTGACTGTTCTGAACAGAGCTTCTTAGATTCTGGCTCCTGCTGTAGCTCATCTTCTCGCTTCCGTTTTGATTCTTCtagattaaaaaaagagaaaacgaaaattatacaaaatacaggTTTAAGAGTGTTTCACTCCATTCAGTATGTGTCAAAAAAAAGCGTATAGACACACTTGCTGTCTATACTCGGAGTTCcactataaacacaaacatagatTACAGTCAATTCGTTGCCCTGTACATCTTATTTTCCccctttcaacctgttcttcaatggtcaaaaacttgagcagcacagctgtgcctgatccactcatacccaCACCTGCTTGTTTGGTGGTCGGTGGGTGTCCTGacatttaaagaacagggtgaaaagtagcaattaaagtatgcagagcaagaggtggaCTATCTTGTAACTGTAGAATtttaaagtgctcctgtggacagtagAGCTGGGAGAATGGACATTAAGTATAGAAACAAGACGACAGTCATTGATTGGTATTACAAAAGTGATCGCAGGTACAAATGTGAAGGCACCAATTCAAATTTTACTAAGTTGAGTTTAGATTAATTTTGTCTTTATGTAAAACACTGGTGTTATAATAAACGTATCCAAAATATGTACTACACAATCTTAGTTTATTACCTTTaattgctgctgtttgtcttttTGTAGGATCAAGTGACTGTGTCAGCTTGCTGTTGTCCTCATTTCCATGAACTCTTTGCTGTTCTTCTTCTGCAGCAGCAGTTGGGATCTGTGTGTTTGGGGAATCTGAAGGTGCTTCTACGTTCTGAGATTCTGGTTTTAGGTCTTTATCTTTTAACTCTGTAACTGAAGATGACACATCTGTGACTGATGCAGTCTCTTCCAAAGTGGGAATTCCAGGGGTTCCTTCTTTCTGGACACTAGGCTTTCCCTTCTTATTTTGTCTGGATTTTCTCACTACACAGCAACAGGAGACAAAGCAAGCAGCTTAGTACAAAATACACAGTGATACTCTTCCTCCTTTGCATGAGGCCAAAAAACTGCTTGATTTTTGTAAAATCATTTTAGAAAATGACTAACTACATTTGGGAAACTACATGTTGAATTACCTGTTTTCCTCTTTTGCTTTGCTGGCTTAGTAGTGACAgacacctcttcctcctctttgtGCTGTTCCTCTTCCTCTGTCCCCACTTCATCCACCGTCACAAAGTTCATACTGCACAGAGCCTCTATGTCACATTCCCCATCCTCTAGACTAGAAGAACCCACAGGCCCCGTTGACACTACTGGTTTTTGAGCTTCAGAACAGGCATTCTTGCCATTATTCTGCTCATCCATCTCTTCATCATCACCTCTTGCCTCATCCAGTGTAAATAGTGTCTGAAGTGTCTGAAAGCAAAGGGGTAAAAATGGGTACAAGGTCAGGAAACAacactaaatatattttgtacaccCAAGGTATAAACAAAGTAAAAGGACCCTCAAAGTTACCAAAGTAGTCTTGGGGTCTAGTTGTACAGagtaaaatgaaattaaaggtGGAGTATTTAAACTGCCAATGGAAAGTGCAATAAAATCTGAGTGCACTTCTCCATTAAACATAAAAgatgcaaaaacaaaaatgaatgagtCTTGAGACTCAAGTCTGTATTAGTGGCTTGAATTGGGTTCATATCCTACTCAATCATGATTCATTCCTGACTCACATAATGCAACTCAAATATTTTGGAtgaaggacaaaaaaaaatcaataaaataaaattaagacCAGAGAAATACAAAAGTACTCACCTCAGGGTTGTTAGGATCCTCATCACATTCATCTTCCTCCTCAACAATCTCATCAAGGGTGACCAGGCCCTGAAGTTCTTTTTCCAGCATCTCTTCATCAGCTTCGGGTTCATCACCTCCTACCTCGTCAACAGTCAAAAGTTCTTCAGGGTTTTCACCAGTTTGGCAATGTAGGAGCTCCTCCTCTTCTGCTTCATCATCAGGGAAATCGGCTTCTTTTTCACTGACTTGCTGAAGTGTCACCAGACCATCTTGAGAAGGAAGTTGAGCAGCTGTTGATTTTTTATCTTTCACTCCTTTGAATTCCACCTCACTGAGCGAAGTTTTCTGCTCAGACTTCACTTCTGTTTCATGCAGCTCAGAAGGTGGAAACTGGTTTGCATCAAGTAGGAAAGAGGTCTCATTTTCTTTGGTCTCTTTTTGGGTGAGAGTGGCTTCTTTATGGCATATCTCAGCATTGGACTCCTTGTCTATATCCTGTGGTAAAAGTTCTGACATTGATTTTTCTGTCGAGACAGAGGCTGTTTTCTCTGGATCGCAAACAGCAGTTTCTACAGTTATTGCCTCTTGTAAAACAACAGAGGAAACTTTATCATCATCTGTTTTCTGAGGTTTTTCCACTTCCAGTTTTTCAGAGTCTTTCACTGCAGTAGCTGGTTTAGAGTCCGTCTCACCAATAATTTGAGCTTCTATTTCATCTACAGCAgatgttttgttgttgtgaGTTGGAGGTAGCTTTACTTGTTTGGATCTAGTTTGTGGTCTAGACACTGTGCTGGACGAAAGGGGTTCCTCTTCAGGTGTGAGGGTAAATGCAAGCGCGTTGAGGTTATCTTGGGAAATACTTTCAGGCAAGGGTTCAGAACTAGGAGCCTGCTCTCCTGGCTCATCTACAATCTCATCCACAGTTACAAACTCATCTAGGTTGAAGGGGAAAGGTTCTTCATCTAGTACTTGATTTGACttaagggaagaaaaaaaaatagaatcaaAGTTAATACATTAAGCAACAAAACTATATGAATTAAAGATATTCATTAGGAATCACTAAGTTACCTTTTCTATCTTCTTTGATTTTGAAGCACTGCTTGAGGAGCGTGTACTTCTCCTTGTGCTGCGACCCTGTGTAaagacaaatgaatgaatttctgctATGAATGAAGCTATAGTGAAATTTCaattaaatttatataaaaattaacTAACAGCAATAGCTACTAACTCTGGTAAAATAACTAATGTTACTGCATTCTCTTCTGAATTTTCTATATCAACATACCTTATATCCATCCTCCTTGTGCTCCCTGGAACCCTTTAAGCTTGGACTGCCATCTGATCTGCTCTTGCGAGATGCAGCATAAGAACTTGAATATCCTCCATGTCTACTAGTCCCATCAGGACTATTCTTCTTTCTGTGACTAGACAAGTATTCTCTTTCTGGTGATTCATTTTCTCTAAGTTTACTTCTAGATCCAGAAATCTGGGGCTTCTTTCCCTTGACAGTTTGATTCTTTCTATTGTCAGTATGAACTTCCTTCTTCAGTGCCTCAGAGCACTTTGCTAAAGGAGTGTGCTTCTTTTGGCGTAACTGGGCATTATCTGTTACTTTCTCTGGCTCAGTCTTTCGCCTTGCTTCTTCTTCAGCACGCTTCATAGAAGACTGCAAACGGCACTGATGGACTGCTGCTTCCAGAGCTTTCAAAATTTCTTGTGTAACAGGTGGAAAGCCCAAATTATCAAATGGAACAGGGGCTGATTGGTTGTCCTTTTTGTCAGAAAGCATTTGTTCACAAGTTTGCATATTACTATCAGTTTGGACCAGTTCCCCCATATTCAAGTCATCCAGAAGTTGCACTTCATTTTCAACCACTGTATTATGTGGGTTTAAATGATCCTGTATCACCTCACTGCTCTGGATAGGTTCATTTGGGGGGATAGACTTACCCTCCATTTCTAAATCTACAGACGCAGACAACGTGGTGGTTTGCTCACCATCTTTACTGCTAACAACTATAGAGTTTGGCTTAGCAATGCTGACCTCTATTGGTGCAGAAtgattttcattgttttctACAGCCATGTTCTCAACTATCTCACCAACCACTTCTGGTAAATTACAGCTGTCCAAGACTGCTAATCCTGCATTAGCAGTTGTTGCTTTTTCACCATGTTCAAATGTGTCAATGTGAGCTTTATCACCTTGCTCAATTGTGTTTAAAGGCTCTTTTTCATTGTGCTCATCTGTGTCTGCTTTCTCATCTTGCTCACTTACTTCCTTTGATACATTTTCATCAATCTCACCTGTGTCCAGGCGCACAGTTTCATCATTTTCTGATGTGTCTGCAGACACCTTTTCAGTATTTTCACTTGTGTCCACAGGACCTTTTTCATTATTCTCAGCTGTGTCTATGAGCAATTTTTCACTGTCCTTGCCTGAGTCCACAGGCACTTTCTCACCATTTTCTGCTGTGTCAATGAGCGCATATTTACTAGTATTAGGTGTGTCTACAGGCAATTTTTCATCGGTGTCAATGGGTGCTTCTTCAGCATGCTTTGTGGCATCCATGGATGTCTTTTTATCATAGTGCGTTGTTTTGATGTGTGCTGCTTCTGCATGGTCAGCTGTCACCATAAGAGAATTTACTTCATTAACAGTGACTTTAGGTACACCACTTTCCCCTGAGCCTTGGGCCTCCATCGTTGTCATGATTTCACTGTTAATGGTATCTATGTTAGTTTCAGTATCAGTGTTGCTTTTATCTGAAATAGCAAGATTGTCTGGGTTAGAGTCACTGCTTTCAAACAAAGCATGGGTGATCAAATCAGAGTCTGTATTTTTAAGTGCTGTTTCAGAAGTGAGATCCATTTTACAGTCATTTTCCAAAGCCTTTTCTGTTGGTATCTCAGATGATTCTGTAGTAGCACTGGTGCCCATGTCAATCTTTGCTTCAGGACTGTTTTTTGCTTCAGATGAGACAACTTTAGCAGGAAAAGTACATTTGTCTGATGCTGAAGTGGGAGCAGGAGTCTTGGTAGGTTTTACTTTAGCCCGTACCTTAATTTGTTTAGATCTAACAGGGATACAGAAGAAACATATAATAAATACTAAAAGATAAAGTTGTAGCAAAACTATTTTCAAATCACACAACTATGAAAACAACAATATAAATATCAATTACCACCTAAATTAAACTTtaaatcagtggttctcaatATATGATACATGAATCACTGCTAGTAtatgaagcagcaagaggtggtacaCCAATATGACTTCTAAAAATGTACTACTTCaataagaaatgtattaatatctgaaaatcaaacattttcatgtttttaaaattaggCTTTAATGAAGtttattgtattaaaaaaaatacagcataGTCATATAAAATGATTTATAGGTCCTCTTAAAgatataattgtgtttaaaacatttttagacCTAGTTCTTTGTATTCTCTTTCTAATTGTtagtaattatttaaaataaattttgtatgaagaaatcaataaatacatgaaatacATGAAAAATTCAAGCAAGACCTTGCCTTATGCCCCCCAGCTGTCCCCAGAAGagaggaagaaccaggggcACACATATTTCTGTGGTATAACTCATAAATGTTACATGGAGGTTTTGATTTGAAAAGGCGTGGTACTTGGTCaataaagtttgagaaccactgccttaTATTCTTTTAATAAACAATAGTGAACTGCATCTCTTCACCAAGTATTTTGAAAAGAATTGTATTAGCTTTAAACAGATAATGATTATTTGATAaccttaataataattttgtgtaATGCTTTTACTTACCCTTTAGCATCTGGTTTCTTTTTTGTCTACAATGCAAACATATAATCTTAGTTGGATAATGTCATGGATCTTAAATCCATTACTGAGTGATTAAGTAAttctaaaagaaaataatagtaataataaataaatagtaccTGGTCAGACGCTTTGGGTATTTTGGCGAGTTTGAAGGTAAGGGTATTTCCCTGTATATCACATGGAAACTTGAGGAATTTACTATAAACTGATCGAGCAATAGCTGCAGTATCCATTTCAAAAATTATCTGAAaaagacaacaaaacaaaaatcatgCTTCACTAGATGATGAAAGTACTCTTTAGTCTAGAAATGTACTCTTCAAAACATTATTCggggaaagttttttttttttttgctctagcCCAGTGCTAAACAGATGAAACAGGTCAGAAAGATGTTTCACcacaataataaattataacagCAATATTTATgctctttaaaaaataagtacCAGAATGGTTCAAATGAGGGcaaatttctttttttgtattgatCACATACTCGCCATAACATATATTTGCATTTCAATGACAAGTCAAGTTTTTGGGATGGATTTCTGTATGCAGTGATAATATTATCACCCAGGCAGAACACAACAGCCTGTTTACTTGCATTTTATAGCggaaatatttttttgtctCGACTTCATAATCAATGTTCTCACAAACAAAAtcagacaattttttttttgctggtgaTGAGAACTTTACATTTCAAAAATTTATTTCATAATCAATCACCAGTCTGGAAATGATAAAAATGAAGACTAGCTAAAAGACAACATTCGTACCTTTCCATTAAGTGGCAGGATCTGTTTAAATGAACCAACGTCTTTGATGAGATTCTGAACTTTTTCAATAACTTCAGTACCATTTGGCACATTACCAACTGTGAGGAGACGTTCAGGTAGCACTGCAATTTCCTGAGGCTGTGAAAAAGACAAGGATAGGTTTAAACTAAAGTATCCACAACTTCCAGCACCACTTAGCAAAAAGGGGAATGCTATAAAGTCATTACTTTCATATACAGGTGCCtatcaataaattagaatatcatcaaaaatttATTTCAATCATTCAAGTGAAACTCATTATATAGATTCACTACAAACAGTTGATTaaggcttacagccaatgaaaacccaaaagtcactATCTTAGAAAATTACAATATaagacaaattaaaaaatatattttttgatgatttgaattactgcatcaatgagGCGTAGCATGGAGGCGATCAGCCTGTGACACTGCTGATGTGTTATAAAAGCCCATTGCATTGTTAGGTCTGGTGTCttatcttcctcttgacaatacagCATAGATTCTCTATGCGGTTTatgtcaggcgagtttgctggccagccaagcacagtgatactgtggttattaaaccaggtattggtacttttggcagtgcAGACAGGTgacaagtcctgctggaaaataaaATCCACATCTCCTTAAAGCTTGCCAGCAAAGGGAATCAGGAAGTGCTCCAAAATTTCCTGGTAGGTGGCTGCACTGACTTTGGATTTAATATAACGCATAAAGCTTCACACTAGACTTCACACTAGACCTCAAGCATTTGCTTGGATACAACAGGGGGGTGTCACTGACTGCCTTCTAGACATCTGTCAGGCCAGTCTtctccatgattgtgtagcctcctgaaccagactaagggacaatTTTAAAAGCTTAcgaacctttgcaggtgttttgtgttgattattctaattttctggtacaatgacttttgggttttatATCTTAGAAGACAAATCATGAGTGAAATAGTCACACCAAGGTTGGGCATTTGCTTTACAATTACACTGTTTCAAAGAGTCTGAAAAGGGCAGATTTAGGCAGCCAGTATTTCTTGTCATAAACTTCAGGTAAAAATGTTGTACATTTCTGGGACTGGGTTATCTTCAGGCAGGCAACAGAGGTTTGAATTGTGATAGAGATACTGAATTAAGGTGAAGGTTTGAGCCATGCCACTTTAAGCCATTTTGAGATTTTTGTCTGggaaataacttctaaatatgTAATTCTGAAATGAGGGTTTTAGGGGTTTAATCAATCATGGAAGGAGACTATAACGTGAATATCTACTAAGCATTTTTTTAAGTATCTGGAAAAACTAATTGGTTTACTTACAGGCAGTTTCTCCATTCCCATCAGTACTCTGAATAATGATTCctagaaaatgaaaaagaaggGTTGTCTCGTCAACACCCAGCATGGCAAATTGACTCTTACTCACAGTGAAACACACTTTCCTTGCCCTACCACAGGTAAATTTGCCCAGAGACTCAGCTGTGGATTTAGAGGTCCATGTATGTttcacattgattttttttaattgctccAACAGCAACAATTCAGCTTTAATTCTCATCATTAATTGTATAGTATAGGTTATACTGGAAATGTTATACTGGTgttgtaaaatgtttgaatgGCAATGAAGCAAATAAGGAACACTAAGCCATATGATAAAGAAACtattgtaatgtattttctGCTAGATGATAAATTATGTAACAGACTCAAAAATGTGGCATTCAAACTAAAGCAACATTTTCTGGACAATATTCTgccacaataaaaaataagactCCTATAGTCTGTAACTGGCAGCGTTATGAATCAATCTGTGTGTCCTGTGCTGCCAATTTCCAAACTTGAACTTTCCTATGTTCTAAATTCCAGCacaatatttcatttatttccaaattttcaAGGATTCTATGAGGTCACGTCTTAAAACCCCAGCTGATCACTGAAATTCAGcatgttttgatattttatatatatatatatatatatatatatatatatatatattttttttattttttttattacattttattcatgcAACATTCTCCTTTAAACAGCATTAAACAGATTTAACATGAATTACTAATGTGCATGTCCCCTTCATCTATTTCTATCCACTACAGAACACCAAAACCTGTAGCCTTTAGctttatacattatttgtggACCTTTTGCTACACTGTACTCCCATTTTCATTTATACATCCTGTTTCCCAAGTTGCATTTGCTGAGCTGGTACTGGCATCAACTTAGTTATACACTTGCTCACAACCTGTTAAAACTTTAAACAATATTCCTGCTCAATTGGAGAAAATCTTTGATGCTATGGAAATGGACATACTGTGTAATTAAGGTCAATGGGCTGAGTCATCAGAGCGATgcttatttctttctctttcactatTGCAGGAGTCTCTGCATAAGCCTTCACCAGTGCTTCTGCTGACTCTTTGTTAGGCATCTCCAGGTAAGCCTATAGAATAGATGTATACATTATATACAGCTGTCCTTTTATCTCAATATGAAATATTAGTATGCAAAACATATTGATTCCTCCTTAGTACAGCCTCATTGCATACTTGCTTTGTAGGCTTGAATGCTAGCTTTACCTTATTTTGAGTGATTGCTATGACAGGATCTGAAGTGAATCCATGGGGACCAGCAAGATTTTTGAGGTCTTCTTCAGTGACTCCTATTTCTGGAAGACCTGTTATTTCAACTATATTTCGCCTCCATGGGATTTCCTGtgattaaaagtataaaataattGTAGTGTACATATTTAAATGTGCTACAATAAAGCCGAACAAAAGTGAAAAATTCAACTATGTAAAACAGCCTACCTTTTTAACAAGCCTCTTAACAGGAGTGTCTCCTTTACAACaacgagaaaaaaaaagcctcgTTTATCTTAACTAGCAAAAGACAtcaataaagaattattatGCAAAAGAAGATGATGTGCAAGCTCACCTGGAAATTTAGCATGTGGTTTGGCCCTAAATGCTTGTTTCCCTTTAGCCAGCTGTGGAGTTTTAgacatttctttatatttagCTGATTGTATGGTCTTGCCAGCGACCCCTTTCACTTTAGGTGGCTGAAACATCTTTATGGGGGCTGTAGTGTTGTCCTTTCTATGTCAGGAAACAAATTTACTTACTTTATTTCATAACATGAATGTGTAGAACATTACGatctttaattttatatataattaaccACTGCAAACGCATAAGCAGTAAACAAGAAAACTTACTTCTTATCAATCAGTTTCTTCTGATGTCTTGAATACTTTTTGTCATCCCTTGCATcctacacataaaaacacacttatTTGGTAACAGAGCCAAGGTTATGTTTGTGTGATTATGCTAATCAGCCCCTAGTCTGAAAGCCATACCTTTTCCATACATATTTCAATAAGCTTGCCATGAATTTTAAGGTCTTGACATCTTGCCAAAGCTTTGGCATCTTCTTCTTTCTCCATACACACAGATGcctgacaaataaaaaaaagttaggAACCTAGACTAATACACATTTTGATTGATTATGTGAGAATTCTGTCAGGTATATGGGCAAGACATGTTTTTGagacaggtttgtgtgtgtgtgtgagagagtgtgaatgaATTCTGGAGTCATTCATGGAGCCATTGTAACAAAAATATATGGTTAGTAATTTGCTATAacctcaaacaaaataaaataaagatgaaTGTCACTaactaataaaataacatacaaTAAAAAAGACATTCAACTGACCTCTGAGATGGCTTTAAGTAAAATGACAGTGTGAGTCTTGCCAAAGGGTTCAATAGCACTGATGAGCTCTTGGCGTTTAATAGCAAATGGAATGCCTTTAAGCCTAAGCAAACAGGATGTTCCAGGACCAGCTGGCTTCTTAGATTTCTCACTCTAAAAGAGCACAAtg belongs to Hoplias malabaricus isolate fHopMal1 chromosome 9, fHopMal1.hap1, whole genome shotgun sequence and includes:
- the znf638 gene encoding zinc finger protein 638 isoform X1; its protein translation is MIKNHNESSNQDGVADTITNNKQITNLALVARTEAPNRFALFLESCVAPVTNSLSNFGSLPLFGPASLQLAQIKAQLALHQLNVIASRNVTPPLVTSPALSLLNLLKVTMSHPMYNPRGGPFSSGQRSMVTGQYGSGSQTGLDPGGPPLIPDSMSRPHGGMMVNQQMTFPRGQHQSQMSQDLDATIDMNIRGAREEVRLLTQMLQQPKSADARLRKDGRNQMLSPGASGYTVSSVPGRIDDADWTGYQAPSKIFPSSAVGHSSSSSQLFQSSSFGSSGGPRGLDIKPPSEKQPARYTSESASSILASFGLSSEDLELLSHYPDDQLTPDNLPFILRDIRMRKAKRNDPDRGSSSDRLASETQKSKVIDYGHSSKFAFPEEKSGNYSLDPLTKESPKYRREISGSSFGGVDISKCPRQNAVAQVPTQAPGMVSKLQQPSAMNTRSTSQCLDIQGAKTILAATSMPPSIIRSSQMPPPLAVGPMMPLVPESPKLSWPPTFPPPPSVTTPAPKRLPTPTMMNDYSAATPRIFPHTCSLCNIECVQIKDWIEHQNTNLHIESCRRLRKQYPDWNAEAISVTSAEPELEGRSHGRSHSYSRSPSPKRHHGSSSRRQRSHSHSRSPRRYRRSHSRSRSRSPHRSRRGGSPLYRRRSRSPPGRRSRSPAYSSRRSPLRSSRRAVPRRISPSHQQRSSSSERLAKKLLESSELSSVTSSSLKAMVQSLAPALLAELAKKRNISSSPSLKSSSSRKRSSSPPSKRSVSSKSSNFSAPKMSSSALKTSSAKSEKSKKPAGPGTSCLLRLKGIPFAIKRQELISAIEPFGKTHTVILLKAISEASVCMEKEEDAKALARCQDLKIHGKLIEICMEKDARDDKKYSRHQKKLIDKKKDNTTAPIKMFQPPKVKGVAGKTIQSAKYKEMSKTPQLAKGKQAFRAKPHAKFPGDTPVKRLVKKEIPWRRNIVEITGLPEIGVTEEDLKNLAGPHGFTSDPVIAITQNKAYLEMPNKESAEALVKAYAETPAIVKEKEISIALMTQPIDLNYTESLFRVLMGMEKLPPQEIAVLPERLLTVGNVPNGTEVIEKVQNLIKDVGSFKQILPLNGKIIFEMDTAAIARSVYSKFLKFPCDIQGNTLTFKLAKIPKASDQTKKKPDAKGSKQIKVRAKVKPTKTPAPTSASDKCTFPAKVVSSEAKNSPEAKIDMGTSATTESSEIPTEKALENDCKMDLTSETALKNTDSDLITHALFESSDSNPDNLAISDKSNTDTETNIDTINSEIMTTMEAQGSGESGVPKVTVNEVNSLMVTADHAEAAHIKTTHYDKKTSMDATKHAEEAPIDTDEKLPVDTPNTSKYALIDTAENGEKVPVDSGKDSEKLLIDTAENNEKGPVDTSENTEKVSADTSENDETVRLDTGEIDENVSKEVSEQDEKADTDEHNEKEPLNTIEQGDKAHIDTFEHGEKATTANAGLAVLDSCNLPEVVGEIVENMAVENNENHSAPIEVSIAKPNSIVVSSKDGEQTTTLSASVDLEMEGKSIPPNEPIQSSEVIQDHLNPHNTVVENEVQLLDDLNMGELVQTDSNMQTCEQMLSDKKDNQSAPVPFDNLGFPPVTQEILKALEAAVHQCRLQSSMKRAEEEARRKTEPEKVTDNAQLRQKKHTPLAKCSEALKKEVHTDNRKNQTVKGKKPQISGSRSKLRENESPEREYLSSHRKKNSPDGTSRHGGYSSSYAASRKSRSDGSPSLKGSREHKEDGYKGRSTRRSTRSSSSASKSKKIEKSNQVLDEEPFPFNLDEFVTVDEIVDEPGEQAPSSEPLPESISQDNLNALAFTLTPEEEPLSSSTVSRPQTRSKQVKLPPTHNNKTSAVDEIEAQIIGETDSKPATAVKDSEKLEVEKPQKTDDDKVSSVVLQEAITVETAVCDPEKTASVSTEKSMSELLPQDIDKESNAEICHKEATLTQKETKENETSFLLDANQFPPSELHETEVKSEQKTSLSEVEFKGVKDKKSTAAQLPSQDGLVTLQQVSEKEADFPDDEAEEEELLHCQTGENPEELLTVDEVGGDEPEADEEMLEKELQGLVTLDEIVEEEDECDEDPNNPETLQTLFTLDEARGDDEEMDEQNNGKNACSEAQKPVVSTGPVGSSSLEDGECDIEALCSMNFVTVDEVGTEEEEQHKEEEEVSVTTKPAKQKRKTVRKSRQNKKGKPSVQKEGTPGIPTLEETASVTDVSSSVTELKDKDLKPESQNVEAPSDSPNTQIPTAAAEEEQQRVHGNEDNSKLTQSLDPTKRQTAAIKEESKRKREDELQQEPESKKLCSEQSITEDFILPPFNSNNPIGIDFVVPKTGFFCKLCSLFYGNEETAKKTHCSSLRHYQSMQKYYEKLKSQSGSSKSVSSHSSASD